A window of the Cicer arietinum cultivar CDC Frontier isolate Library 1 chromosome 6, Cicar.CDCFrontier_v2.0, whole genome shotgun sequence genome harbors these coding sequences:
- the LOC101491210 gene encoding protein IQ-DOMAIN 11-like codes for MAKKKSWFNLVKKFFIWDTHSTQEKKKEKRRKLIFGRLKSKKLHSITAPPKSQNEAEEGQSKHGLTVAIASASADEVVMLQYEDNSEESQPVKTRNCVHQLIYECQREIQEFAAIKIQTAFRGYLARIALRALKGIVKLQAIIRGRAVRRQAMNTLKSLQSIVNIQSKVCARRLQMVEGRWDCVEDEEMQFSKDKIIRMDSNSERKWDDSTLLKEEVDAFCMIKKEAILKRERIKEYTFNHRRSAESERSKVNGRWRYWLEQWVDTQLSKSKELEDLDSVFSSHSRADEQFAIRQLKPRTTQRPTSLEGLDSPVTKYSPHRRQCSIGEDRSFSSSPVTPAYMAATESARAKARSTSSPKARTWNYDMNSDTYSPCKKKLSFVSSVNSEVLNIGGRMGKLSSGGGNYQQRSPSFKGISVPIKSSRSIKDLSINSDCSLPNWDGQGSFK; via the exons ATGGCCAAAAAGAAGAGCTGGTTTAATCTTGTGAAGAAATTTTTCATATGGGACACACATTCCACACAAGAGAAGAAG AAGGAGAAAAGAAGGAAATTGATATTTGGAAGACTAAAGAGCAAGAAGTTACATTCAATTACAGCTCCACCAAAGTCGCAAAATGAAGCAGAGGAGGGACAAAGTAAGCATGGTTTGACAGTAGCTATTGCTTCAGCTTCTGCTGATGAAGTTGTTATGCTTCAATATGAAGATAACTCAGAAGAATCTCAACCTGTCAAAACTAGGAATTGTGTTCATCAATTAATATATGAGTGCCAGAGGGAGATTCAAGAATTTGCAGCCATCAAAATTCAAACTGCCTTTAGGGGTTACCTT GCAAGGATTGCTTTGAGGGCATTGAAGGGAATTGTGAAACTTCAAGCTATCATTCGTGGGAGAGCAGTGAGACGCCAAGCTATGAATACTCTCAAGAGCTTGCAGTCCATTGTAAATATACAATCAAAGGTATGTGCAAGGAGACTTCAAATGGTTGAAGGAAGATGGGATTGTGTTGAAGATGAAGAGATGCAATTTTCTAAAGATAAGATAATTAGG ATGGACTCAAACAGTGAAAGAAAGTGGGATGACAGCACTTTATTGAAGGAAGAGGTAGATGCATTTTGCATGATCAAGAAAGAAGCAATTCTTAAGagagaaagaataaaagaataCACCTTTAATCATAGA AGGTCAGCAGAGTCAGAAAGAAGTAAAGTGAATGGAAGATGGAGATACTGGCTAGAGCAATGGGTAGATACACAACTTTCAAAAAGCAAAGAACTTGAAGATCTAGACTCAGTTTTCAGCTCACATTCAAGAGCTGATGAACAATTTGCAATAAGACAACTTAAACCAAGAACTACTCAAAGACCAACTTCACTTGAAGGATTGGATTCTCCAGTAACAAAATACTCTCCTCACAGGAGACAGTGTTCAATAGGAGAAGACAGATCATTTTCAAGCTCTCCTGTTACTCCCGCATACATGGCTGCAACTGAATCAGCAAGAGCAAAAGCAAGATCAACAAGCTCACCAAAAGCAAGAACATGGAATTATGACATGAATTCTGATACCTATTCACCTTGCAAGAAAAAGTTATCATTTGTGTCATCTGTTAACAGTGAAGTGCTTAATATTGGTGGTAGAATGGGTAAGCTTAGTTCTGGTGGTGGTAATTACCAACAAAGATCTCCAAGTTTTAAGGGTATTTCAGTGCCTATTAAATCAAGTAGGAGTATTAAGGATCTTAGTATTAATTCAGATTGTTCACTCCCTAATTGGGATGGACAAGGTTCGTTCAAATGA